Proteins encoded in a region of the Limanda limanda chromosome 17, fLimLim1.1, whole genome shotgun sequence genome:
- the LOC133023264 gene encoding protein PET100 homolog, mitochondrial, with translation MGVKIEIFRMMLYLSFPVSIFWISNQADYFEEYVVKRKRELFPPNEALHRKELEDFKERMRVRKEKNLNKHISEESQN, from the exons ATGGGCGTTAAAATAGAGATTTTCAGA ATGATGTTGTATCTGTCCTTTCCTGTGTCCATTTTCTGGATCTCGAATCAAGCAGACTACTTTGAGGAATATGTCGTAAAGAGAAAG AGGGAGCTCTTCCCCCCTAATGAGGCACTGCAT AGGAAAGAGTTGGAAGACTTCAAAGAGCGAATGCGTGTACGAAAGGAGAAGAACctcaataaacatatttctgaGGAATCTCAGAACTGA